One Phaseolus vulgaris cultivar G19833 chromosome 2, P. vulgaris v2.0, whole genome shotgun sequence DNA window includes the following coding sequences:
- the LOC137810118 gene encoding cyclin-dependent kinase inhibitor 7-like, with protein MPAHVGVRTRARAALAMEPDTSARPTPKRKTITRTNQDPPKSSKSPRTTSSSLLKPPTLLPQQPEINQRCLSPTSTEIPASCCSSNGSTSLDEDKIKLLDLEVESAQVETSTCNGASQIERKEMNRSSELLENSEELESVEINSRRDSSKARTMPSELELEEFFVTAEKDIQKRFQDKYNYDVVKDVPLEGRYEWVQLKP; from the exons ATGCCTGCTCACGTCGGTGTCAGGACACGAGCCCGAGCCGCATTAGCCATGGAACCTGACACTTCAGCTCGACCAACTCCCAAGAGAAAGACCATCACCCGCACCAACCAAGATCCTCCAAAATCCTCCAAGTCTCCCAGAACCACTTCTTCGTCGCTTCTCAAACCTCCCACGCTTCTCCCGCAGCAGCCGGAGATCAACCAACGCTGCCTCAGCCCTACCTCCACTGAAATTCCTGCCTCTTGCTGCTCCAGCAATGGATCCACCAGCCTCGATGAAGACAAGATCAAACTCTTAGATCTGGAG GTGGAGAGCGCGCAAGTTGAAACGTCGACGTGCAATGGTGCTTCACAAATTGAGAG GAAAGAGATGAACCGTTCCAGCGAGCTTCTTGAAAATTCGGAGGAGCTAGAGTCAGTGGAGATCAATTCTCGCCGTGACTCGTCAAAGGCGCGGACTATGCCATCCGAGTTGGAGCTGGAAGAATTCTTCGTTACCGCCGAGAAAGACATTCAGAAACGATTTCAAGACAA GTACAATTATGACGTCGTTAAGGATGTGCCGCTGGAAGGACGCTACGAGTGGGTTCAGTTGAAGCCGTGA